TGATGAAGATCACGAATAAACAATTGCGCATGGTGGGCAAACCAATTGTGTTTGCCCTTATGCTTATCCCAGCTGTATGGCTCTCATGGAACTGGTATCAGGCGTTTCAGTATTTGCCCAATGATCTGGGATTTAATCCGCAGGAAACATCAAACCGTTTTACGGGTGATTGGGCCATGCGGATTCTGTTGATCTCGTTGGCGCTAACACCGTTTTCAAAACTTATAAAATCTCCTAAGCCGGTATTGTTCCGGCGCATGATAGGGCTGTTCGCCTTCTTTTACGTATGCCTGCATATCATTAGCTATGTATGGCTTGATATGCTCTTTGATTGGGCTGAGCTTTGGCAGGATGTGCTAAAACGGCTTTACATCACCGTGGGTTTGGGGGCGTTTCTGCTTCTTATTCCGCTTGCGGTAACCAGCACGCAGGGCTGGGTCAAGCGTATGGGCGCGAAGAGTTGGCAGCGGCTTCACAAAGTGGTTTACGCCGTAGGTGTACTAGTGATTATTCACTTCGCGATGATGCGAAAAGGCTTTCAGATAGAGCCGCTTATCTACGGCGGTATTTTAGGCCTGTTGTTCGTTCTTAGAATAAAGGCGGTGCAACAAGTGTTCCGCCGAAGAAAAGCAATATAAGTTTTCAGAAATAGAAACCCTGCCTTATACATTGAAGAAGCAAGCTTGGAGGCAGGGGAAGTTATGTCGACTGTTTATACATTTACCAAACGTTTTATTTTCGTTGTTCTGATTATTCTGGTGCTCATTGCCGCTTTTGAATTTCTTATTTCAAGAGAGAGTGTTTCCGATAATCTTGAAACGCCGAAACTGAGTGAAACGCAGGACACATTCAAAATTGTTACCTTTAATGTGGGGCTGCTTGATCTGCGCTACTTTGGCGTAACTGTTTTTAAACCAGCAGATTTTGTGGAAGAAAGGTTTGTTAAACTGGCGCCTGCCTTAAAAGCGCTTGATGCGGATATCGTCGCTTTGCAAGAAGTTTATGAAACGGATCATATCACCAAATTGCTGGCCGATGTTCAGGATGTATATCCATACTCCTTTTATAAAGAATCTGCGGTATTTCGACTGAATAATGGGCTGGTGCTGCTTTCCAAATTCCCGCTAAGGAAAACGGGACTTTATCCCATAGCGGCGGGCCCAATCGACGAAACTGTATTTGGCAGCAAGGCTGCTATGTCTGTCGTCGTGAAGCTGGATGAAGAAAGAGAACTAAGCCTTATCAATATTCATCCGACAAGCGGTGGCACGCTGGATGTGCAAGATTCTGCTGCAATTATGGAGGACCGCCGGCTTCAACTAGAGCAGGCGCACCAGTTGGATGTGCAAAATAATATAAAATACAGCATGATTTTAGGGGATTATAACACGAGCCCGAAAATCGCATCGGCTAACTACGAGTATTTGAAACAATATGGATATGTGGATGCGTATGCCCGTTACTGCGATGAGCATAATTGCAGCCTTTCAATGACATGGGACCCGGATAACCCGTTAAATATTGGTAGTACGCACGCAGATTCTTTAACTCAGCGAATTGACCATATTTTCTTGTCGTCAAACCTTACTAAAGCCAGCGAGGTGCGGAAAGCTGAAGTGATTTTCAGTGATCCTGTTGTGGAAATTGAAGGTAAGGGCGTAGTTCCAATATCGGATCATTACGGTGTTGCTATTGAACTATATCTTCCGACCAAGAAATAATAGCAAAAGGAGAGGCTTGCCTCTCCTTCGTAGGATCAGTTGACTAGATATTAAGCTCAAGATTGATGTGGCGGCCGCCGCAGATTTTTTCAATACGGTCGCTGGCTTCATCAAGTTCTTCACCCAGTTTCTTAAGCTCGCTAAGTGTCAGGCCGTTTTTCACAACAAAATCCCAAAGACCGCTGATCTCGCCGTTCATGGCGAACACAACGATGTTGATCAGCTTGTCATATTCTTTTTTTGGGAGTTCTGATTTAAGGCTTTTCACAACGCACTGGCATTCTTCCACCGTTGCGTCTTTATCTTCTACACAGCCTTCGTAGATTTTCTTTTCAGCTTCCTTTGGGGTGATTTTGTCACCAGCTGATACAGGGCCTGAAAAGGCAAGCATAAAGGCAGCGGCAGCACCAAATAGTGCATGTTTCATGTGGTTTCTCCTCGCAAGTCACATATGTAAAATGCGCCGTCTGCTATCATTTTACGCAGCAGTTATTTAGGGCGCCTTAAGATCATATAGTTAGAGATTGCGGTCATTTTAAGGGTGCCGTCCTGATTAAATGTTTTGTAGGCCGCTTTAATAAGCCCGATATTGGGGCGGGATTTGCTTTCCCTGGCACTTAAAACCTCTGTTTCAACAGAGAGTGTTTCACCTGGGAAAACAGGTTCAAGCCAACGAATTTCATCTAAACCCGGAGAGCCCATGCTAGCGGCACCTGTGGCTTTCACATGGTCAACGAGCATACGCATCATCATCGCACCTGTATGCCAGCCGCTGGCGCACAGTTTGCCAAATACGGAATGTTTGGCGGCTTCATCATCCAGATGAAAAGGTTGCGGGTCGTACTTGGAAGCAAACTCAAGTATTTCCTCGCGGGTTACTTCATACGAGCCAAATTTTTGAACATCACCAACTGCAATATCTTCAAAGAAAACTTTATACATAAATATATCCCTCTGTTCCTGATGAAGGTGGAGTGTATGGGTTTAAAGTCAAGCAGGCTTGCATGCACTCCAGGGAGCCGTTAGGACAAAAGGGTAAAGGAGAATGCATTGATTAAGTCATGGATAGGATTACTGGTTTTTGCGGGGCTTGCCTATGTGTTGGACGGTGTGTTCAAAGCATATGGTTCACCTGTTCCTGCGCCTATCGTTCTTATGGCTTTACTCGCTATCTTCTATACGGCATTTGGGTTGCCGAGTTTTCTCGCCAAATCAGCAGAACAGCTTTTCAGGGTATTCCCTTTGTTATTTATCCCTGCACTTGTCGGGGTGGTGGTTCTGCTTGAAACGGTGGCAGATAATATCTGGGTGTTACTTTTCGCGGTTACACTCAGCAGCCTTCTGGGGCTTGTTGTAGCGGGGCGCATTTATTTGATTTTTGCGAAAACCAAAGGAACAGTAGATGACTGAATTTTTTTGGTTTTTAAGTGTGTGCGGGCTATACGGTTTAGCGGATATCCTCTACCGCAGATCAGGGCGAAAACATTTCCTTCATCCGGTGATGCTGCCTACGATACTGCTGGTGTCTGTGTTGCATTTTACCAGCCTTGAATATGCAGTATTTGAGCGCGCTACCTATGTGTTTGATGTACTTTTGATGGCAGCTGTTGCGGCGCTTTCTGTGCCGCTTTACAGAAATTTTTCGGCTATTCGCCGTAACCCGGTTGCTATCCTTTCCGCACTTGTTGGTGGTTCTGTTGCAGGCAGTGGCAGTGCGGTTGTAGTTGCCTTGTGGGCAAAGGCATCACCTGATGTGGTTACGAGCCTTTACGTAAAGTCTATCACAACTCCTATGGCTGTTGCGGTGGTTGAGCCCCTTGGCGGTATTCCCGCCATCAGTGCAGTGGTGGTAATCCTTACAGGATTGATTGTCGCCCTTATCGGCCCGAGTGTTTTGAGGATGGTTGGTGTTGATCATCAGGTGGCACAAGGCATCGCTATGGGTACAGCAGGCCATGCGCTCGGTATGGCGGAAAGTATTAGGCATAGTGATCTGATGGGCGCTGCTGCTGCGTTTGCCATGGCAACAAATGGCCTTCTTACAGCCCTTCTTCTACCTCTGCTCCTTGGTTAGCTTACAGGAATGTGAAACCTGTGATGTTTGACATTTTATAGCGTTGCGACCACACTCCCGAAAACCATAAAGGTAGGGGAGGTTTCATGAAAAAGTTTCTAAAGGGCGCGCTTGCTGCAAGCACCATTCTGGCAGGTAGTGTGGGCGCGTTGGCAGCTGATATCACTATCATTCATGCAGGTGAATTGCTGGCAAAGCCGGGTGAAGCGCCAAAGAAAAATCAAACAGTTGTTGTTGAAGGTGGCCGCGTTAAAGAAGTGCGATCAGGTTTTGCAAACGCTTCGGATTTTGGCGAAGGCACGAAGGTCGTTGATCTGAAGGATAGCTTTGTAATGCCTGGCCTTATGGATATGCATGTGCATATTCAGATGGAACTTGGCCCAAATAACGACAGTGAAAAGCTGCGCCTGTCAAAGGCTGATGTAGGCATGCAGAGTGTGGGTTTTGCCCGTAAAACGCTTATGGCTGGCTTCACATCAGTGCGTGATCTGGGTAATGAGTTCACTCATCTCTATGCGCTACGTGATGCAACAGCGAAAGGCTGGGTGCACGGACCGCGTATTATCGGCGGCCGTATGATTGCTGCAACAGGTGGTCACGGCGATATCGACGGCATGCGTCATGATCTGCTTGAGAAATACACATCCAACACTATTTGTGACGGTGCGGATGACTGCATGAAAGCGGTGCGTAAGGCCGTAAAATATGGCGCGGATGTTATCAAGATCACTGCAACAGGTGGTGTGCTGTCTGATACCAATACTGGCACAGCCCAACAAATGACCGACGATGAAATGAAGGTTATTATGGATACGGCCCACGGCCTTGGCCGTAAGGTAGCTGCACACGCACACGCGGCGGGTGGTATTAACGCCGCTCTGCGGGCTGGTGTGGATAGTATTGAGCATGGCACCTATGCCGATGACGAATCTATTCGC
This DNA window, taken from Kordiimonas sp. SCSIO 12603, encodes the following:
- a CDS encoding MaoC family dehydratase, with amino-acid sequence MYKVFFEDIAVGDVQKFGSYEVTREEILEFASKYDPQPFHLDDEAAKHSVFGKLCASGWHTGAMMMRMLVDHVKATGAASMGSPGLDEIRWLEPVFPGETLSVETEVLSARESKSRPNIGLIKAAYKTFNQDGTLKMTAISNYMILRRPK
- a CDS encoding CidA/LrgA family protein — encoded protein: MIKSWIGLLVFAGLAYVLDGVFKAYGSPVPAPIVLMALLAIFYTAFGLPSFLAKSAEQLFRVFPLLFIPALVGVVVLLETVADNIWVLLFAVTLSSLLGLVVAGRIYLIFAKTKGTVDD
- a CDS encoding endonuclease/exonuclease/phosphatase family protein, which translates into the protein MSTVYTFTKRFIFVVLIILVLIAAFEFLISRESVSDNLETPKLSETQDTFKIVTFNVGLLDLRYFGVTVFKPADFVEERFVKLAPALKALDADIVALQEVYETDHITKLLADVQDVYPYSFYKESAVFRLNNGLVLLSKFPLRKTGLYPIAAGPIDETVFGSKAAMSVVVKLDEERELSLINIHPTSGGTLDVQDSAAIMEDRRLQLEQAHQLDVQNNIKYSMILGDYNTSPKIASANYEYLKQYGYVDAYARYCDEHNCSLSMTWDPDNPLNIGSTHADSLTQRIDHIFLSSNLTKASEVRKAEVIFSDPVVEIEGKGVVPISDHYGVAIELYLPTKK
- a CDS encoding sulfite oxidase heme-binding subunit YedZ, with product MKITNKQLRMVGKPIVFALMLIPAVWLSWNWYQAFQYLPNDLGFNPQETSNRFTGDWAMRILLISLALTPFSKLIKSPKPVLFRRMIGLFAFFYVCLHIISYVWLDMLFDWAELWQDVLKRLYITVGLGAFLLLIPLAVTSTQGWVKRMGAKSWQRLHKVVYAVGVLVIIHFAMMRKGFQIEPLIYGGILGLLFVLRIKAVQQVFRRRKAI
- a CDS encoding LrgB family protein — translated: MTEFFWFLSVCGLYGLADILYRRSGRKHFLHPVMLPTILLVSVLHFTSLEYAVFERATYVFDVLLMAAVAALSVPLYRNFSAIRRNPVAILSALVGGSVAGSGSAVVVALWAKASPDVVTSLYVKSITTPMAVAVVEPLGGIPAISAVVVILTGLIVALIGPSVLRMVGVDHQVAQGIAMGTAGHALGMAESIRHSDLMGAAAAFAMATNGLLTALLLPLLLG
- a CDS encoding amidohydrolase family protein; amino-acid sequence: MKKFLKGALAASTILAGSVGALAADITIIHAGELLAKPGEAPKKNQTVVVEGGRVKEVRSGFANASDFGEGTKVVDLKDSFVMPGLMDMHVHIQMELGPNNDSEKLRLSKADVGMQSVGFARKTLMAGFTSVRDLGNEFTHLYALRDATAKGWVHGPRIIGGRMIAATGGHGDIDGMRHDLLEKYTSNTICDGADDCMKAVRKAVKYGADVIKITATGGVLSDTNTGTAQQMTDDEMKVIMDTAHGLGRKVAAHAHAAGGINAALRAGVDSIEHGTYADDESIRLFKENGAYMVPTLLAGETVVRMAKSGAIKSPDIRAKALRVGADLIENFAKVSKAGVKIAYGTDSGVSRHGTNAEEAVLMHQAGMKPMDILVTATVNAADLANMSDSLGTLEAGKYADIIATDGSPLKDIKELLDVDFVMKDGKVYKNK